Genomic window (Saccharothrix australiensis):
CCACCCGCACCGGGTAGGGCCGCAGCGCGCAGCCGGCCGGGTTGATGCCCTGCCCGCTGCGCACGTCGAACTCCCACAGGTGCCCGCCGCAGGTGAGGGTGTCCCCGTCCAGGTCGCCTTCGTCCAACGGCGTGCCCTGGTGCGGGCACCGGTTGCGATAGGCGCACACCCGTCCGTCGAGGTTGAGCAGCAACACCTCGTGCCCGGCCAGCTCCAGACCGACCATCTCGCCCTCCCACAACTCGTCCAGGCGCAGCGCGCTGACCCACTCGCCTCCGGTCTGCCCCCGGG
Coding sequences:
- a CDS encoding Rieske (2Fe-2S) protein, with protein sequence MSARGQTGGEWVSALRLDELWEGEMVGLELAGHEVLLLNLDGRVCAYRNRCPHQGTPLDEGDLDGDTLTCGGHLWEFDVRSGQGINPAGCALRPYPVRVADDVVWVELPR